One genomic region from Quadrisphaera sp. RL12-1S encodes:
- a CDS encoding cell division protein FtsQ/DivIB, whose protein sequence is MSPAGRRPPAPVRRPATPRPQGAPQPGAQPGTGRQREVRLPETGPAAAPAGAPTGPVARSGVRAEPEARPEPEARPPADREPSRPPVRGGRAGRSPGGAPAVERDPAARRRFLWRAVGVAALVVAVLGLAAWALLFSSLTALRDVEVTGADRTGVPAVQQAAADQLGLPLLRVDTGAVTARVERLPWVASVQVHRDPAHRLRVAVVEKTPVAAVPAPGGAPGVVLLDGGGRTITTADAAPQGVPLVQVDPSRPDAVRAASAVALALPASLREQVSAVTASGPDDVRLALRDGQEVVWGSPGDDALKARVAALLLPRDGVRRVDVSAPLAPATSP, encoded by the coding sequence GTGAGCCCCGCGGGCCGCCGACCGCCGGCGCCGGTGCGCCGCCCCGCGACCCCGCGGCCGCAGGGCGCGCCCCAGCCGGGAGCCCAGCCCGGGACCGGGCGGCAGCGGGAGGTGCGGCTGCCGGAGACCGGTCCCGCGGCCGCGCCGGCCGGCGCGCCGACCGGACCGGTGGCCCGGTCCGGGGTGCGCGCCGAGCCCGAGGCGCGCCCTGAGCCCGAGGCGCGCCCGCCGGCGGACCGCGAGCCGTCCCGGCCCCCTGTGCGGGGCGGGCGCGCCGGCAGGTCTCCCGGGGGCGCCCCGGCCGTCGAGCGCGACCCCGCCGCCCGCCGGCGCTTCCTCTGGCGCGCGGTCGGCGTGGCTGCGCTCGTCGTCGCCGTCCTCGGACTGGCCGCCTGGGCGCTGCTGTTCAGCTCGCTCACCGCGCTGCGTGACGTCGAGGTGACCGGGGCCGACCGCACCGGCGTCCCGGCGGTGCAGCAGGCCGCCGCCGACCAGCTGGGGCTGCCGCTGCTGCGGGTGGACACCGGCGCGGTCACCGCCCGCGTGGAGCGCCTGCCGTGGGTGGCCTCCGTGCAGGTCCACCGCGACCCCGCCCACCGGCTGCGGGTGGCCGTGGTGGAGAAGACGCCCGTGGCGGCCGTGCCGGCGCCGGGCGGTGCCCCCGGCGTCGTCCTCCTCGACGGTGGCGGCCGGACCATCACCACCGCGGACGCCGCCCCGCAGGGCGTCCCCCTGGTGCAGGTGGACCCGAGCCGTCCGGACGCGGTGCGCGCCGCCTCCGCGGTGGCGCTGGCCCTGCCGGCCTCCCTGCGCGAGCAGGTCTCAGCGGTGACCGCCTCCGGTCCTGACGACGTGCGGCTCGCGCTGCGCGACGGCCAGGAGGTGGTCTGGGGCAGCCCCGGGGACGACGCGCTCAAGGCGCGGGTGGCGGCTCTCCTGCTGCCCCGGGACGGCGTGCGCCGGGTGGACGTGAGCGCGCCGCTGGCGCCCGCCACCTCGCCCTGA
- the murC gene encoding UDP-N-acetylmuramate--L-alanine ligase, with the protein MSARFDLAAPVPPLAELGAVHFVGVGGVGVSGVARIMLERGVAVSGSDAKDLPVMDALRALGGRVAAGFDPSRLEGADTVVAGSAIREDNPELVAARAAGVRVLHRSQGLAALMAGLRGVAVAGTNGKTTTTAMLVATLAHAGADPSFAVGGELVGAGTNARHGSGDVFVAEADESDSSFLVYAPEVSVVTNVQPDHLDHHGDYAGVKAAFAAFADRVQPGGVLVACADDPGSAALAAAVRAQDDDGAGRGRRVVTFGGAPGADVRVSGADASGGRIAFDLAAAPGAAGPHAPDGWSGRVQLAVPGWHNALDAAAAWAAAVALGTEPAAARDGLESFAGTRRRFEPRGEAAGVRVYDDYAHNPAKVAAAVATGRQVAGGGRLVVAFQPHLYSRTRDFAAEFAEALSGADEVLVMDVYAAREDPEPGITGALVADRVVPPARAAFEPTWAAVAPALVERAHQGDLVLTIGAGDVTAVAAEVLALLEARAEGLRASGTTA; encoded by the coding sequence GTGAGCGCCAGGTTCGACCTGGCCGCGCCGGTGCCGCCGCTGGCCGAGCTCGGCGCGGTGCACTTCGTCGGCGTCGGCGGGGTGGGCGTCTCCGGGGTCGCGCGGATCATGCTGGAGCGCGGCGTGGCCGTCTCCGGCAGCGACGCGAAGGACCTGCCGGTCATGGACGCGCTGCGGGCCCTCGGCGGGCGTGTGGCCGCCGGGTTCGACCCGTCGCGGCTGGAGGGCGCCGACACCGTGGTGGCCGGCTCCGCCATCCGGGAGGACAACCCCGAGCTGGTGGCCGCCCGCGCCGCGGGGGTGCGCGTGCTGCACCGCTCCCAGGGCCTGGCCGCGCTCATGGCCGGCCTGCGCGGCGTGGCCGTGGCCGGCACCAACGGCAAGACCACCACCACCGCGATGCTCGTCGCGACGCTCGCCCACGCCGGCGCCGACCCGTCCTTCGCGGTGGGCGGTGAGCTGGTGGGCGCCGGCACCAACGCCCGGCACGGCTCCGGAGACGTCTTCGTGGCCGAGGCCGACGAGTCCGACTCCAGCTTCCTCGTGTACGCCCCCGAGGTCTCCGTGGTCACCAACGTCCAGCCGGACCACCTCGACCACCACGGCGACTACGCCGGCGTGAAGGCCGCCTTCGCCGCCTTCGCCGACCGCGTGCAGCCCGGCGGGGTGCTCGTGGCCTGCGCCGACGACCCCGGCTCCGCCGCCCTCGCCGCCGCCGTGCGGGCCCAGGACGACGACGGCGCCGGTCGCGGCCGGCGCGTGGTGACCTTCGGCGGGGCGCCCGGGGCCGACGTGCGCGTCAGCGGCGCCGACGCCTCCGGCGGGCGGATCGCGTTCGACCTCGCCGCGGCCCCCGGGGCGGCCGGCCCGCACGCCCCCGACGGGTGGAGCGGGCGCGTGCAGCTGGCGGTGCCCGGCTGGCACAACGCCCTCGACGCCGCGGCGGCCTGGGCCGCCGCGGTGGCGCTGGGCACCGAGCCCGCTGCCGCGCGCGACGGGCTGGAGTCCTTCGCCGGGACGCGCCGCCGCTTCGAGCCGCGCGGCGAGGCCGCCGGCGTGCGCGTCTACGACGACTACGCCCACAACCCCGCCAAGGTGGCCGCCGCGGTGGCCACCGGGCGCCAGGTGGCCGGCGGCGGGCGCCTCGTGGTGGCCTTCCAGCCGCACCTGTACTCGCGCACCCGGGACTTCGCCGCCGAGTTCGCCGAGGCGCTGTCCGGCGCCGACGAGGTGCTGGTCATGGACGTCTACGCGGCCCGCGAGGACCCGGAGCCGGGGATCACCGGGGCCCTCGTGGCCGACCGCGTGGTCCCGCCCGCCCGGGCTGCCTTCGAGCCGACCTGGGCCGCGGTGGCGCCGGCGCTGGTGGAGCGGGCGCACCAGGGAGACCTCGTGCTGACCATCGGCGCCGGCGACGTCACGGCGGTCGCGGCCGAGGTGCTGGCGCTGCTCGAGGCGCGCGCCGAGGGCCTCCGCGCCTCGGGGACCACCGCGTGA
- a CDS encoding UDP-N-acetylglucosamine--N-acetylmuramyl-(pentapeptide) pyrophosphoryl-undecaprenol N-acetylglucosamine transferase, whose amino-acid sequence MTAGAPATPTSPDRPLAVLLAGGGTTGHVSPLLALADCLRRRDPATGVLVLGTNEGLEARLVPARGYELAVVPRVPLPRKPSTALLRLPGRLLGAVRAAERAVVEAGRAVGAPRADVVVGVGGYVAVPAYLAARRMGVPVVVHEANFRPGVANRLGARLTRHVATTFPGTDLHGQGGAGELTGLPMRTEVTRLDRAVRRAEARAAFDLHPDAPTLLVTGGSLGAQRLNTAVVEGAAALLAAVPGGGPAPQVLHLTGAGKAVAPSGLPDGAVYRVLEYTDRMDLAYAAADLVLCRAGAGTVCETTAVGLPAVYVPLPVGNGEQRLNAAGAVAAGSALLVDDADVTADWVRGPLRDLLTDADGAHRLAAMAAAAASSSAAAGARDGDERLADLVERAAGRPVEVAR is encoded by the coding sequence ATGACCGCCGGCGCGCCCGCCACTCCGACCAGCCCGGACCGCCCCCTGGCGGTGCTGCTGGCCGGCGGCGGCACCACCGGGCACGTCTCCCCGCTGCTGGCCCTGGCCGACTGCCTGCGCCGCCGCGACCCCGCCACCGGCGTGCTGGTGCTCGGCACCAACGAGGGCCTGGAGGCGCGGCTCGTGCCGGCCCGCGGCTACGAGCTGGCCGTGGTGCCGCGCGTGCCGCTGCCCCGCAAGCCGTCGACGGCGCTGCTGCGCCTGCCCGGCCGGCTGCTGGGCGCCGTCCGGGCCGCCGAGCGCGCGGTCGTCGAGGCGGGTCGCGCCGTGGGCGCACCGCGCGCGGACGTCGTCGTCGGCGTCGGCGGCTACGTGGCCGTGCCCGCCTACCTGGCCGCGCGCCGGATGGGCGTGCCCGTGGTGGTGCACGAGGCCAACTTCCGCCCCGGGGTGGCCAACCGCCTCGGCGCCCGGCTCACCCGCCACGTGGCCACCACGTTCCCCGGCACCGACCTGCACGGGCAGGGCGGGGCCGGCGAGCTGACGGGCCTGCCCATGCGCACCGAGGTGACCCGGCTCGACAGGGCCGTGCGCCGCGCGGAGGCGCGGGCCGCGTTCGACCTGCACCCCGACGCCCCCACCCTGCTGGTCACCGGCGGGTCGCTGGGCGCGCAGCGGCTCAACACGGCCGTGGTCGAGGGCGCGGCGGCGCTGCTGGCCGCGGTGCCCGGCGGCGGTCCGGCGCCGCAGGTGCTGCACCTCACCGGTGCCGGCAAGGCCGTGGCGCCCTCTGGCCTGCCGGACGGCGCTGTCTACCGGGTGCTCGAGTACACCGACCGCATGGACCTCGCCTACGCCGCCGCGGACCTCGTGCTCTGCCGCGCCGGCGCCGGCACCGTCTGCGAGACCACGGCCGTCGGGCTGCCCGCGGTGTACGTGCCGCTGCCCGTGGGCAACGGCGAGCAGCGCCTCAACGCCGCCGGGGCGGTGGCCGCCGGGTCCGCGCTGCTCGTGGACGACGCCGACGTCACCGCGGACTGGGTCCGCGGCCCGCTGCGCGACCTGCTCACCGACGCCGACGGCGCCCACCGCCTGGCGGCGATGGCGGCGGCCGCGGCGTCGTCGTCGGCGGCGGCCGGTGCTCGCGACGGCGACGAGCGCCTCGCCGACCTCGTGGAGCGCGCCGCCGGGCGGCCCGTGGAGGTGGCCCGGTGA
- the ftsW gene encoding putative lipid II flippase FtsW — MARTGASTASPTTIDLRDGVAPSATTSARGTTAPDRRAPRPAPRRPALTRRQRAAAWGDALLGGPLPGRLARWDTPLLTYGVLQGAVLMLVAIGLVMVLSSSSVEEIQAGASPFAAVISQSMFAVLGLVAMFVAARLPPVFWRRVAPVVVVVAVGVESLVLTPLGVNVGGNTNWVKLAPGVQGQPSEFGKIALVLWCAVVLASKHELLHQPLRWGLPLALGVLPIIGFVLAGGDLGTTMVMLLVVAGTIFAAGVPLRHLGLLALVGLLGVAAAASTGNRMARIESFLGGNTDRQGVGYQATSGLYALASGGLTGLGLGASRQKWSWLPEAHNDFIFAILGEELGLVGTLVVLALFVVFGWCSARVVRRSKDLFAAVLVAGVMVWVLGQAAVNIAVVIGLAPVLGVPLPLISAGGSALFATLTAVGLVLSCARHSPGAQAALSARPGLVRRSLAVVSRGGSR; from the coding sequence GTGGCCAGGACGGGCGCGAGCACGGCGAGCCCCACGACCATCGACCTGCGCGACGGGGTCGCTCCCTCGGCGACCACCTCCGCGCGCGGCACCACCGCTCCGGACCGGCGCGCCCCGCGCCCGGCGCCCCGGCGCCCGGCGCTGACGCGGCGCCAGCGCGCCGCGGCCTGGGGGGACGCGCTGCTGGGCGGCCCGCTGCCCGGGCGCCTGGCCCGGTGGGACACCCCGCTGCTCACCTACGGGGTGCTGCAGGGCGCGGTGCTCATGCTCGTGGCCATCGGCCTGGTCATGGTGCTGTCCAGCTCCAGCGTCGAGGAGATCCAGGCGGGCGCCTCGCCGTTCGCCGCCGTGATCTCGCAGTCGATGTTCGCGGTGCTCGGTCTGGTGGCCATGTTCGTGGCAGCCCGCCTGCCCCCGGTGTTCTGGCGCCGCGTGGCGCCCGTGGTGGTGGTCGTGGCGGTGGGCGTGGAGTCGCTCGTGCTGACCCCGCTGGGGGTCAACGTCGGCGGCAACACCAACTGGGTCAAGCTCGCCCCGGGTGTGCAGGGCCAGCCGTCGGAGTTCGGCAAGATCGCCCTCGTCCTGTGGTGCGCCGTGGTGCTGGCCAGCAAGCACGAGCTGCTCCACCAGCCGCTGCGCTGGGGCCTGCCGCTGGCGCTCGGCGTGCTGCCGATCATCGGGTTCGTGCTGGCGGGCGGTGACCTCGGCACCACCATGGTCATGCTGCTCGTGGTCGCGGGGACGATCTTCGCGGCCGGGGTGCCCCTGCGCCACCTCGGGCTGCTCGCGCTGGTCGGGCTGCTGGGGGTCGCCGCGGCGGCCAGCACCGGCAACCGGATGGCGCGCATCGAGTCCTTCCTCGGCGGCAACACCGACCGCCAGGGCGTCGGCTACCAGGCCACCAGCGGCCTGTACGCCCTGGCCTCGGGCGGGCTGACCGGGCTGGGCCTGGGCGCCAGCCGGCAGAAGTGGAGCTGGCTGCCCGAGGCCCACAACGACTTCATCTTCGCCATCCTCGGCGAGGAGCTGGGCCTGGTCGGCACCCTCGTCGTCCTGGCGCTGTTCGTGGTGTTCGGCTGGTGCAGCGCCCGCGTCGTGCGCCGCAGCAAGGACCTCTTCGCCGCCGTCCTCGTGGCCGGCGTCATGGTGTGGGTGCTCGGGCAGGCCGCCGTCAACATCGCCGTCGTCATCGGGCTGGCCCCGGTGCTCGGCGTGCCGCTGCCCCTCATCTCCGCCGGAGGCTCTGCCCTGTTCGCCACCCTCACCGCCGTCGGCCTGGTGCTCTCGTGCGCCCGGCACAGCCCCGGGGCGCAGGCCGCGCTGAGCGCCCGCCCCGGCCTCGTGCGCCGCTCCCTGGCCGTGGTCTCCCGGGGCGGCAGCCGATGA
- the murD gene encoding UDP-N-acetylmuramoyl-L-alanine--D-glutamate ligase, producing the protein MPPELAWRAGSARVPERGPAEWEGLRVVVAGFAVSGAAAAYALAERGAKVLAVDSREGPGEAERARLLDVLGGKVALGPGASDALHTVDGSPPDLVIASPGWRPSAPLLAQAARAGIPVWGEVELAWRLRGTAGPAGAPVGPASSAPWLCVTGTNGKTTTTTMLASILRAHGLRATTAGNIGTPLVEAVLDPAGADVLAVELSSFQLHGAHTLAPRASAVLNLAPDHLDWHGSMGAYAADKGRIYTDTERACVYNADEQPDAQDWPTTEQLVVDADVQEGCRAIGFTLGVPGLSMLGVVDDVLADRAYVADRATSAAELCTLADLADASGGVVAPHVVANALAAAALARAHGVSQQAVRDGLLATKPGAHRIAVVARAAGVAWVDDSKATNAHAAAASLAGAAAAAGSDAHDGTRVVWVAGGLAKGAQFDDLVGAQASRLRAVVLIGADREPLRGALARRAPGVPVVEVDGAAASAAGGVMPAAVRAAAAAARPGDVVLLAPASASMDQFSSYAERGDAFAAAVRAHLSDGPTESPTEGEG; encoded by the coding sequence CTGCCCCCCGAGCTCGCCTGGCGGGCCGGGTCGGCGCGCGTCCCCGAGCGCGGCCCCGCCGAGTGGGAGGGCCTGCGCGTCGTCGTCGCCGGGTTCGCCGTCTCCGGCGCCGCCGCCGCCTACGCCCTCGCCGAGCGCGGCGCGAAGGTCCTCGCCGTCGACTCCCGCGAGGGCCCGGGCGAGGCCGAGCGCGCCAGGCTCCTCGACGTCCTCGGCGGGAAGGTGGCGCTGGGCCCGGGGGCCTCCGACGCGCTGCACACCGTGGACGGGTCTCCGCCGGACCTCGTCATCGCCTCGCCGGGCTGGCGCCCGTCGGCGCCGCTGCTCGCGCAGGCCGCCCGTGCCGGCATCCCGGTCTGGGGCGAGGTCGAGCTGGCCTGGCGGCTGCGCGGCACGGCCGGCCCCGCCGGCGCCCCCGTGGGCCCGGCCTCCTCGGCCCCGTGGCTGTGCGTGACCGGCACCAACGGCAAGACCACGACGACGACGATGCTCGCCAGCATCCTGCGGGCCCACGGCCTGCGCGCCACCACGGCCGGCAACATCGGCACCCCGCTGGTGGAGGCCGTGCTCGACCCGGCCGGCGCCGACGTGCTGGCGGTGGAGCTGTCCAGCTTCCAGCTCCACGGCGCGCACACGCTGGCCCCGCGCGCCTCCGCCGTCCTCAACCTCGCGCCCGACCACCTCGACTGGCACGGCTCGATGGGCGCCTACGCCGCCGACAAGGGCCGCATCTACACCGACACCGAGCGCGCCTGCGTCTACAACGCCGACGAGCAGCCCGACGCGCAGGACTGGCCGACCACCGAGCAGCTCGTCGTGGACGCCGACGTGCAGGAGGGCTGCCGAGCCATCGGCTTCACCCTGGGCGTGCCCGGCCTGTCGATGCTGGGCGTGGTGGACGACGTCCTCGCCGACCGCGCCTACGTGGCCGACCGCGCCACCAGCGCCGCCGAGCTGTGCACCCTGGCCGACCTCGCTGACGCCTCCGGCGGCGTGGTCGCCCCGCACGTCGTGGCCAACGCCCTCGCCGCCGCGGCGCTGGCCCGCGCGCACGGCGTCTCCCAGCAGGCCGTGCGCGACGGGCTGCTGGCCACCAAGCCCGGTGCCCACCGCATCGCGGTGGTGGCCCGCGCCGCGGGCGTGGCCTGGGTGGACGACTCCAAGGCCACCAACGCCCACGCGGCCGCCGCCTCGCTGGCCGGCGCCGCGGCCGCGGCCGGGTCCGACGCCCACGACGGCACCCGCGTGGTGTGGGTGGCCGGCGGCCTGGCCAAGGGCGCCCAGTTCGACGACCTCGTCGGGGCGCAGGCCTCCCGACTGCGGGCCGTGGTGCTCATCGGCGCCGACCGGGAGCCGCTGCGCGGCGCCCTGGCGCGCCGGGCGCCCGGGGTGCCGGTGGTCGAGGTGGACGGTGCCGCGGCCTCCGCGGCCGGCGGGGTCATGCCGGCCGCCGTCCGCGCCGCCGCTGCGGCGGCGCGTCCCGGCGACGTGGTGCTGCTGGCGCCCGCCTCCGCCTCGATGGACCAGTTCAGCAGCTACGCCGAGCGCGGCGACGCGTTCGCGGCCGCCGTGCGCGCGCACCTGTCCGACGGCCCGACCGAGAGCCCGACCGAGGGCGAGGGCTGA
- the mraY gene encoding phospho-N-acetylmuramoyl-pentapeptide-transferase — protein MIGVLVAGFSSLVVALFGTPLFIRFLVHRGYGQFIRDDGPTTHHTKRGTPTMGGAVIIAATVIGYGVAHLVFMTAPSVSGLLVLGLMVGLGVVGFLDDFIKISKQRSLGLRSVPKLIGQTLVGLVFAVLALQFPDEHGFRPASTFVSFTRDTAFNFAAVGTVVGAVLFVVWALLMVAATSNGVNLTDGLDGLASGATAAVAGAFTLIGIWQSNQSCYSTRLLTREGPVAACYDTRDPLDLAVVAIALMAACIGFLWWNASPAKIFMGDTGSLALGGALAGLAITTRTELLLVVLGGLFVIIALSVVIQVGSFKLTRKRVFRMAPLQHHFELVGWAEVTIVTRFWIIAGLFVGLGLGLFYGEWVVGSAL, from the coding sequence GTGATCGGCGTCCTCGTCGCGGGGTTCTCCTCGCTGGTGGTGGCCCTGTTCGGCACGCCGCTGTTCATCAGGTTCCTCGTGCACCGCGGGTACGGGCAGTTCATCCGCGACGACGGGCCCACCACCCACCACACCAAGCGCGGCACGCCCACCATGGGCGGCGCGGTGATCATCGCGGCGACCGTCATCGGCTACGGCGTGGCGCACCTGGTCTTCATGACCGCGCCGTCGGTGTCCGGCCTGCTGGTGCTCGGGCTCATGGTGGGCCTGGGCGTGGTGGGCTTCCTGGACGACTTCATCAAGATCTCCAAGCAGCGCAGCCTGGGCCTGCGCAGCGTGCCCAAGCTCATCGGGCAGACGCTGGTGGGCCTGGTCTTCGCGGTGCTCGCGCTGCAGTTCCCCGACGAGCACGGCTTCCGCCCCGCCTCGACCTTCGTCTCCTTCACCCGGGACACGGCGTTCAACTTCGCCGCCGTCGGCACCGTGGTGGGCGCGGTGCTGTTCGTGGTCTGGGCGCTGCTCATGGTGGCCGCCACCAGCAACGGCGTGAACCTCACCGACGGCCTCGACGGCCTGGCCAGCGGCGCCACCGCCGCGGTGGCCGGGGCGTTCACGCTCATCGGCATCTGGCAGTCCAACCAGAGCTGCTACTCCACCCGGCTGCTCACCCGCGAGGGGCCGGTGGCTGCGTGCTACGACACGCGGGACCCGCTCGACCTCGCCGTGGTAGCCATCGCCCTCATGGCCGCCTGCATCGGGTTCCTGTGGTGGAACGCCTCGCCCGCCAAGATCTTCATGGGCGACACCGGCTCCCTCGCCCTCGGCGGCGCGCTGGCCGGGCTGGCCATCACCACCCGCACCGAGCTGCTGCTCGTGGTGCTGGGCGGGCTCTTCGTGATCATCGCCCTGTCCGTGGTGATCCAGGTCGGGTCGTTCAAGCTCACCCGCAAGCGGGTGTTCCGGATGGCGCCCCTGCAGCACCACTTCGAGCTGGTCGGCTGGGCCGAGGTCACCATCGTCACCCGGTTCTGGATCATCGCCGGGCTGTTCGTGGGCCTGGGGCTGGGCCTGTTCTACGGGGAGTGGGTGGTCGGAAGTGCCCTCTGA
- a CDS encoding UDP-N-acetylmuramoyl-tripeptide--D-alanyl-D-alanine ligase, whose amino-acid sequence MIPIALGDVAAATGGRLTGGADAAAEVSGVVVDSRAATGGDLFAAVPGERVDGHDYAAAALGAGAVAVLAERDLGEDVPAVVVPGRVLDALPALAAEVLARRRALADDPDLDAPFDVVGVTGSSGKTSTKDLLAAVLAPLGPVVAPPGSYNNELGVPLTLLRVEEGTRSLVVEMGARGVGHIAHLCELARPRVGAVLNVGSAHVGEFGSPEAIAVAKGELVESLPAAADGGVAVLNADDHRVAAMAERTRARVVTFGWGADADVRAEDVRVDDQGRPSFTLATGAAGERAAAAVSMQLHGEHHVSNALAAAACALAVGADLADVAAALSAARAASRWRMEVTERPDGVVVVNDAYNANPESVRAALRALKAMRRPGGRTWAVIGEMLELGDTARDEHDAVGRYAVRLDVSRLVAVGEGARPVHTGAVLEGSYADESVWVPEVGAAEALLAEELRPGDVVLVKSSHGAGLLHLGDRLAAVGASAVGTGQVRP is encoded by the coding sequence ATGATCCCGATCGCGCTAGGAGACGTCGCGGCCGCCACCGGCGGTCGCCTCACCGGAGGGGCCGACGCCGCCGCCGAGGTCAGCGGCGTGGTGGTCGACTCCCGCGCCGCCACCGGCGGCGACCTGTTCGCCGCCGTGCCGGGCGAGCGCGTCGACGGCCACGACTACGCCGCCGCGGCGCTGGGCGCCGGCGCGGTGGCGGTCCTCGCCGAGCGCGACCTCGGCGAGGACGTGCCCGCCGTCGTCGTCCCCGGCCGCGTGCTGGACGCCCTCCCGGCACTGGCCGCGGAGGTGCTGGCGCGCCGCCGCGCCCTCGCGGACGACCCGGACCTCGACGCGCCGTTCGACGTGGTCGGGGTCACCGGGAGCTCGGGCAAGACGAGCACCAAGGACCTCCTGGCCGCCGTGCTCGCGCCCCTCGGTCCCGTGGTGGCCCCGCCCGGCTCCTACAACAACGAGCTCGGCGTGCCGCTGACCCTGCTCCGCGTGGAGGAGGGCACCCGCTCCCTCGTGGTGGAGATGGGCGCCCGCGGCGTCGGCCACATCGCCCACCTGTGCGAGCTGGCCCGGCCCCGCGTCGGCGCCGTGCTCAACGTCGGCAGCGCCCACGTGGGGGAGTTCGGCAGCCCGGAGGCCATCGCCGTGGCCAAGGGCGAGCTGGTGGAGTCCCTGCCCGCGGCGGCCGACGGCGGGGTCGCCGTCCTCAACGCGGACGACCACCGCGTGGCCGCCATGGCCGAGCGCACCCGCGCCCGCGTGGTGACCTTCGGGTGGGGCGCCGACGCCGACGTGCGGGCCGAGGACGTCCGCGTGGACGACCAGGGCCGCCCCTCGTTCACGCTCGCGACCGGGGCCGCCGGCGAGCGCGCCGCGGCCGCGGTCTCGATGCAGCTGCACGGCGAGCACCACGTCTCCAACGCGCTAGCGGCCGCGGCGTGCGCGCTGGCCGTCGGCGCGGACCTCGCCGACGTCGCCGCCGCCCTGTCCGCCGCCCGCGCCGCCAGCCGGTGGCGCATGGAGGTCACCGAGCGGCCCGACGGCGTCGTCGTGGTGAACGACGCCTACAACGCCAACCCCGAGTCGGTGCGCGCCGCGCTGCGGGCGCTCAAGGCCATGCGCCGCCCCGGCGGGCGCACCTGGGCCGTCATCGGGGAGATGCTGGAGCTCGGCGACACCGCGCGCGACGAGCACGACGCGGTCGGCAGGTACGCCGTCCGCCTCGACGTCTCACGGCTGGTGGCCGTGGGGGAGGGGGCGCGGCCGGTGCACACCGGAGCGGTGCTGGAGGGCTCTTACGCCGACGAGTCGGTGTGGGTCCCGGAGGTCGGCGCCGCGGAGGCGCTGCTGGCCGAGGAGCTGAGGCCGGGTGACGTGGTGCTCGTCAAGAGCTCCCACGGCGCCGGGCTGCTGCACCTGGGAGACCGGCTGGCCGCGGTCGGCGCGTCCGCCGTCGGCACGGGGCAGGTGCGCCCGTGA